The following coding sequences are from one Malaciobacter pacificus window:
- a CDS encoding ferritin family protein — MRQYETYKCNSCGCEVEVQVTGENAKLSCCGHEMEMITENLTAVNLMKAFAGESMARNKYEFFGDLAFEEGFHRIARFFKEAALNEKYHAMAEFKAYNKLVKNIELDSTKNNIQYAADGEKYEHEEMYPNFEAIAKEEGLKEIARMFKAIGKVEVEHEKEYLELKQALIDEGFLESDEEEEWVCEVCGHVHRGKKPPKQCPLCAVEKEYFKKKPNDVTAG; from the coding sequence ATGAGACAATATGAAACTTACAAATGTAATTCATGTGGATGTGAAGTTGAAGTTCAAGTAACAGGAGAAAATGCAAAATTATCATGTTGTGGACATGAAATGGAAATGATTACTGAAAATTTAACAGCAGTTAACTTAATGAAAGCATTTGCAGGTGAGTCAATGGCTAGAAATAAATATGAGTTTTTTGGAGATTTAGCATTTGAAGAAGGTTTCCATAGAATTGCAAGATTCTTTAAAGAAGCTGCATTAAATGAAAAATATCATGCAATGGCTGAATTCAAAGCATATAATAAATTAGTAAAAAATATAGAATTAGATAGTACAAAAAATAATATCCAATATGCTGCAGATGGAGAAAAATATGAGCATGAAGAGATGTATCCAAACTTTGAAGCAATAGCGAAAGAAGAAGGATTAAAAGAGATTGCAAGAATGTTTAAAGCTATTGGAAAAGTTGAAGTTGAACATGAAAAAGAGTACTTAGAATTAAAACAAGCATTAATCGATGAAGGTTTCTTAGAATCAGATGAAGAAGAAGAGTGGGTATGTGAAGTTTGTGGTCACGTTCATAGAGGTAAAAAGCCACCAAAACAGTGTCCATTGTGTGCAGTTGAAAAAGAGTATTTCAAGAAAAAACCTAATGATGTAACAGCAGGATAA
- a CDS encoding ABC transporter ATP-binding protein yields MREFYRHYIPYIKEYKLKFFFAVIGMFLVASGTAGTVYIIEPLLDDIFINKDKDMLFIMPFVVVAIYSAKGIGGYIQKYYISYIGQDIVRRIRDKLLTHILNLDMAFFHKNHGGKLISRITNDINRIQLAVSNYVADIIREALTIIGLVAVAIYQSAELAFYGLVVLPIALIPLSKLAKKMKKLSFKSQESISDITSHLSETFNNVELIKANSTNELEMKDFKKHNQNFFAVTLKTVKTNALVSPLMEIIGSIGFAVVIIVGGTQVINGTLTTGSFLSFTTALFSLYTPIKRLSSLFNQLQDAIAADIRIKEVFAQEASIKDGDKQFPKNIEKIEFKDVELKYDDYVALKNINFEVSKGETFALVGDSGGGKSSVINLLIRFYDISKGSIEFNGIDIKDFKLESLRNNISVVTQRVYIFNDTVAANIAYGYEIDEQKVIKALKQAHAYDFISNLESGIYTKLDEFGTNLSGGQRQRIAIARALYKDPQILILDEATSALDNESESIISEVIKEVSKDKITFVIAHRLSTIKNSNKIAVFKEGQIIAIDTEQELLKSCKEYQRLHNLANI; encoded by the coding sequence TTGAGAGAGTTTTATAGACACTATATCCCATATATTAAAGAGTATAAATTAAAATTTTTCTTTGCAGTTATTGGAATGTTTTTAGTTGCAAGTGGAACAGCAGGAACTGTATATATTATTGAACCACTTTTAGATGATATTTTTATTAATAAAGATAAAGATATGCTATTTATTATGCCCTTTGTTGTTGTTGCAATTTATTCAGCTAAAGGTATTGGTGGTTATATTCAAAAATACTACATATCTTATATTGGACAAGATATTGTTAGAAGAATTAGAGACAAGCTTTTAACTCATATATTAAATTTAGATATGGCTTTTTTCCATAAAAATCATGGTGGAAAACTTATTTCAAGAATAACAAATGATATCAATAGAATTCAACTTGCCGTTTCAAACTATGTAGCAGATATTATAAGAGAAGCTCTAACCATTATTGGTTTAGTTGCTGTTGCTATTTACCAAAGTGCAGAACTTGCTTTTTATGGTTTAGTTGTTTTGCCAATTGCATTAATTCCCCTTTCAAAACTTGCAAAAAAAATGAAAAAATTATCATTTAAATCACAAGAATCAATATCTGATATAACATCTCATTTAAGTGAAACATTTAATAATGTTGAGTTAATTAAGGCTAATTCAACTAATGAATTAGAGATGAAAGATTTCAAAAAACACAATCAAAACTTTTTTGCAGTAACATTAAAAACAGTAAAAACAAATGCCCTAGTATCTCCCCTTATGGAAATAATTGGTTCAATCGGCTTTGCTGTAGTTATAATTGTGGGTGGAACACAAGTTATAAATGGAACATTAACAACGGGTTCTTTTCTATCATTTACAACAGCCCTATTTTCACTTTATACACCAATAAAAAGGTTATCTTCACTATTTAACCAACTACAAGATGCAATCGCAGCTGATATTAGAATAAAAGAGGTTTTTGCCCAAGAAGCAAGTATAAAAGATGGAGATAAACAATTCCCTAAAAATATAGAAAAAATAGAATTCAAAGATGTAGAACTAAAATATGATGATTATGTAGCATTAAAAAACATCAATTTTGAAGTATCAAAAGGTGAAACATTTGCACTAGTTGGTGATAGTGGTGGAGGAAAGTCTTCTGTTATAAATTTATTAATTAGATTCTATGATATTTCAAAAGGTAGTATAGAATTTAATGGCATTGATATTAAAGATTTTAAATTAGAATCTCTAAGAAATAATATATCAGTTGTTACTCAAAGAGTATATATTTTTAATGATACAGTCGCAGCAAATATCGCTTACGGATATGAAATAGATGAACAAAAAGTAATAAAAGCTTTAAAACAAGCTCATGCCTATGATTTTATTTCAAACTTAGAAAGTGGTATTTATACAAAACTTGATGAGTTTGGAACAAATCTAAGTGGAGGTCAAAGACAAAGAATTGCAATAGCAAGAGCTTTATACAAAGACCCTCAAATATTAATATTAGATGAAGCTACATCTGCACTTGATAACGAAAGTGAATCAATCATTTCTGAAGTTATAAAAGAAGTGAGTAAAGATAAAATTACTTTTGTTATAGCTCATAGATTAAGTACTATTAAAAACTCAAACAAAATTGCAGTATTTAAAGAAGGTCAAATAATTGCAATAGATACAGAACAAGAATTACTTAAATCTTGTAAAGAGTATCAAAGACTTCATAACTTAGCGAATATATAA
- a CDS encoding endonuclease/exonuclease/phosphatase family protein, which translates to MYKLLFLLLLCINAFSQNFKVASYNVENLFDLTKQNSEYKEFIPNTNSNWNSKTFNIKLNNVIKVIKEIDADIIALQEIENKAVLQQLFKRLPQYKYYSFAKYPRSAVGVAFLSKIKIRDNRQIDVKFRNKLFRPILESTFEIDNQEFKIFNNHWPSKAVPESYRVTYAKELQDRLVKLPKDYDYILLGDFNSNYDEMFSIKSNRKLNNTDGITGINQILNTSYNNKLITYSDISKIDRRVHINLWQEQSNKNRFSNKYRGGNNTPDNIILSAALFDTKKISYIPNSFEVFKPSYLYKNNYINRWQMIGNHSNRKHKGEGYSDHLPIYATFSTSEEDRNIVKELKKIDHFKINNIQDLYLKEKLNKSIILKDVTVIYKASSSAVIKDNTRAIYLYKNAKNLELGYKYDLEIKEIINYNGLKEVTEFSILDKKSKNYNYKDLYLNGQNINILKENYQNEIVENLEGIVKNRKLYFQEDIYIKLYAKNKNDLPKNGEKVLFTTAHLTEYKGTPQILIHSKNDYKVVK; encoded by the coding sequence TTGTATAAACTACTTTTTTTATTACTTTTATGTATAAATGCCTTTTCTCAAAATTTTAAAGTTGCTTCTTATAATGTTGAAAACCTTTTTGATTTAACAAAACAAAATAGTGAGTATAAAGAGTTTATACCAAATACAAACTCAAATTGGAATAGTAAAACATTTAATATAAAACTAAATAATGTAATAAAAGTAATTAAAGAAATTGATGCAGATATAATAGCTTTACAAGAGATTGAAAACAAAGCTGTTTTGCAACAACTGTTTAAAAGATTGCCTCAATATAAGTACTACTCATTTGCAAAATATCCTAGAAGTGCTGTTGGAGTAGCTTTTTTATCAAAAATTAAAATCAGAGATAATAGACAAATAGATGTAAAGTTTAGAAATAAACTATTTAGACCAATTTTAGAATCTACATTTGAAATTGATAATCAAGAGTTTAAAATTTTCAATAATCACTGGCCATCAAAAGCTGTTCCTGAAAGCTATAGAGTAACTTATGCAAAAGAGCTACAAGATAGATTAGTTAAACTTCCAAAAGATTATGACTATATACTACTTGGGGATTTTAACTCAAATTATGATGAGATGTTTTCAATAAAATCAAATAGAAAACTAAATAACACTGATGGAATTACAGGTATTAATCAAATTTTAAATACAAGTTATAATAATAAACTCATCACTTATAGTGATATTTCTAAAATTGATAGAAGAGTACATATAAATTTATGGCAAGAACAATCAAATAAAAATAGATTTTCAAATAAATACAGAGGTGGAAATAATACACCAGATAATATTATACTTTCAGCTGCTTTATTTGATACAAAAAAAATTTCATATATTCCTAACTCTTTTGAAGTTTTTAAACCAAGCTATCTATATAAAAATAACTACATCAATAGATGGCAAATGATTGGAAATCACTCAAATAGAAAACATAAAGGTGAAGGATATTCAGATCATCTTCCTATTTATGCAACTTTTTCTACAAGTGAAGAAGATAGAAATATAGTAAAAGAATTAAAAAAAATTGATCACTTTAAGATTAATAATATTCAAGATTTATATTTAAAAGAGAAGTTAAATAAGTCAATAATTTTAAAAGATGTTACTGTTATATACAAAGCAAGCTCTTCGGCTGTAATTAAAGATAATACAAGAGCTATATATCTTTATAAAAATGCAAAAAATTTAGAACTAGGCTATAAATATGATTTAGAGATCAAAGAAATAATTAATTACAATGGATTAAAAGAAGTAACTGAATTTTCAATTCTAGATAAAAAGAGTAAAAATTATAATTATAAAGACTTATATCTAAATGGGCAAAACATTAATATTTTAAAAGAAAATTATCAAAATGAAATTGTAGAAAATTTAGAAGGTATAGTAAAAAATAGAAAACTATATTTTCAAGAGGATATTTATATAAAACTTTATGCAAAAAATAAAAATGATTTGCCAAAAAATGGCGAAAAAGTTTTATTTACAACTGCACATTTAACTGAGTATAAAGGAACACCTCAAATATTAATTCACTCAAAAAATGATTATAAAGTAGTAAAATAG
- a CDS encoding M16 family metallopeptidase — MNILKKSILFVSFFTIFAGELMSSNSLPKYYTKTLENGLQIVAIPMDNGSNVVSTDIFYKVGSRDEKMGKSGIAHMLEHLNFKSTKNLKAGEFDEIVKGFGGMNNASTSFDYTHYYIKSSSKNMDKSLELFAELMQNLTLKDEEFQPERDVVAEERRWRTDNNPMGYLQFRLFNNAYIYHPYHWTPIGFMSDIQNWTIEDIRDFHSTYYQPKNAIVVVAGDINKDDVFSSVKKYFKNIKNTKEIPSKLHTVEPKQDGAKRVTIKKDSAVEMIAISYHIPNFEHKDQVALSALSELLSSGKSSILQKRLVDEKRLVNSVYAYNMELKDPGVFLFVAVANEGIKAKEIEKEILDIIHDLKKGSISKSDIEKLKINTKADFVFSLESSSSVASLYGSYFVRDNIKPLLKYEKQVEELTKKDLIKVVNKYLNKDNSTTVILKQAK; from the coding sequence ATGAATATTCTAAAAAAATCTATTTTATTTGTTTCATTTTTTACTATTTTCGCAGGAGAATTAATGAGTAGTAATAGTTTACCAAAATATTATACTAAAACATTAGAAAATGGATTACAAATTGTTGCAATTCCAATGGATAATGGATCAAATGTTGTATCAACTGATATTTTCTACAAAGTAGGAAGCAGAGATGAGAAAATGGGTAAAAGTGGTATTGCACATATGCTTGAACACTTAAACTTTAAATCTACAAAAAACTTAAAAGCTGGAGAGTTTGATGAAATAGTAAAAGGTTTTGGTGGTATGAATAATGCATCAACATCTTTTGACTACACACATTACTATATTAAATCTAGTTCAAAAAATATGGATAAATCTTTAGAACTTTTTGCAGAATTAATGCAAAATTTAACTCTAAAAGATGAAGAGTTCCAACCTGAACGAGATGTAGTAGCAGAAGAGAGAAGATGGAGAACTGATAATAATCCTATGGGATATCTACAATTTAGGTTATTTAATAATGCTTATATTTATCACCCATACCACTGGACTCCAATTGGATTTATGAGTGATATCCAAAACTGGACAATTGAAGATATTAGAGATTTCCATAGTACTTATTATCAGCCAAAAAATGCAATTGTAGTAGTTGCAGGGGATATAAATAAAGATGATGTATTTTCTTCAGTAAAAAAGTATTTTAAAAATATTAAAAATACAAAAGAGATTCCATCAAAACTTCATACAGTTGAACCAAAACAAGATGGAGCAAAAAGAGTTACTATAAAAAAAGATAGTGCTGTGGAGATGATTGCAATATCTTACCATATTCCTAATTTTGAGCATAAAGATCAAGTTGCACTTTCTGCACTTAGTGAATTACTAAGCTCAGGTAAAAGTTCAATTTTACAAAAAAGATTAGTTGATGAAAAGAGATTAGTTAACTCAGTTTATGCTTATAATATGGAATTAAAAGACCCTGGAGTTTTCCTTTTTGTTGCAGTTGCAAATGAAGGTATTAAAGCTAAAGAAATTGAAAAAGAAATTTTAGATATAATTCACGATTTAAAAAAGGGATCTATTTCAAAAAGTGATATTGAGAAATTAAAAATCAATACAAAAGCTGATTTTGTTTTCTCATTAGAGAGTTCTAGTTCTGTTGCTTCTCTTTATGGTTCTTATTTTGTAAGAGACAATATTAAACCTCTACTAAAATATGAAAAACAAGTAGAAGAGCTTACAAAAAAAGATTTAATAAAAGTTGTAAATAAATATTTAAACAAAGATAATTCAACAACAGTTATTTTAAAACAAGCCAAATAG
- the pgsA gene encoding CDP-diacylglycerol--glycerol-3-phosphate 3-phosphatidyltransferase has product MKKTLNLPNTLALFRIALAPLMLWFLVDRDSSIFASWHPSWLDYFAGLIFVIASVTDFFDGFIARSWDQMTKLGGILDPLADKMLMLAGFLGLMVIDRASAWAVFLILSREFFITGLRVVAVAEGKSVASTMAGKIKTVIQMIAIGFLIMNWPFATELLWIAVILTIYSGYEYTRDYFRV; this is encoded by the coding sequence ATGAAGAAAACTTTAAATCTTCCAAATACTCTAGCACTATTTAGGATAGCATTAGCTCCGCTAATGCTATGGTTTTTAGTGGATAGAGACTCTTCAATTTTCGCTTCTTGGCATCCTTCTTGGCTTGATTATTTTGCTGGACTTATTTTTGTTATAGCTTCTGTTACAGATTTTTTTGATGGTTTTATAGCAAGAAGTTGGGATCAAATGACAAAGCTTGGTGGTATTTTAGATCCATTAGCAGATAAGATGTTAATGCTTGCAGGTTTCTTAGGTCTAATGGTAATTGATAGAGCAAGTGCTTGGGCTGTTTTTTTAATACTTTCTAGAGAGTTTTTTATAACGGGACTTCGTGTTGTTGCAGTTGCTGAAGGTAAAAGTGTAGCTTCTACAATGGCAGGTAAAATCAAAACTGTAATACAAATGATTGCAATTGGATTTTTAATTATGAATTGGCCATTTGCAACTGAGCTTTTATGGATTGCTGTTATTTTAACAATTTACTCTGGTTATGAATACACTAGAGACTATTTTAGAGTTTAA
- a CDS encoding ferritin family protein, giving the protein MRQYESYRCSVCGNEVELSKVGGGELHCCGKKMECITEDLTSVVLMKAFAGESMARNKYEYFAKIAQKEGYRDIAEHFQRAANNEKKHAQLELKAYNVLNYDKEFGNTVENLQIAIDGESYENITMYPDFAKVAKDEGHADISRMLSMIGKIEIEHENMYRRLKDRLESGNEFISDNEDEEWICEVCGHVHRGKKALKKCPVCDHPQEYQSRLNSQK; this is encoded by the coding sequence ATGAGACAATATGAAAGTTATAGATGTAGTGTATGTGGAAATGAGGTTGAATTATCAAAAGTTGGTGGAGGAGAACTTCACTGCTGTGGTAAGAAAATGGAGTGTATTACTGAAGATTTAACATCAGTTGTTCTTATGAAAGCTTTTGCTGGTGAATCAATGGCAAGAAATAAATATGAGTATTTTGCAAAAATTGCTCAAAAAGAGGGTTATAGAGATATAGCTGAACACTTCCAAAGAGCTGCTAATAATGAAAAGAAACATGCTCAACTAGAACTTAAAGCTTATAATGTATTAAATTATGACAAAGAGTTTGGAAATACAGTTGAAAACCTACAAATTGCAATTGATGGTGAAAGTTATGAAAATATAACAATGTATCCTGATTTTGCAAAAGTTGCAAAAGATGAAGGTCATGCAGATATTTCAAGAATGTTAAGCATGATTGGTAAAATAGAAATTGAACATGAAAATATGTACAGAAGATTAAAAGATAGACTTGAAAGTGGAAATGAGTTTATCAGCGATAACGAAGATGAAGAGTGGATTTGTGAAGTATGTGGACATGTTCACAGAGGTAAAAAAGCTCTAAAAAAATGTCCAGTATGTGACCATCCACAAGAATATCAATCAAGATTAAATTCTCAAAAATAG
- a CDS encoding quinone-dependent dihydroorotate dehydrogenase, with the protein MLKKVLFKFEPETAHHIAETGLKLLGNCKIGKKYMEKRNFISDSKLSQEIFGVTFPNPVGLAAGFDKNATMIKSMKSLGFGFTEIGTVTPKPQDGNPKPRMFRYPEVNCVQNAMGFNNEGIHTVLKNLKKLYPFEIPIGGNVGKNKITPEEFALEDYKVLIKKIKDYCDYLVINISSPNTPNLRDLQNEKFITELFTMAKEITNKPILLKIAPDMEAAQAIELCKTAVNSGAAGIIATNTTIDYSLVPNCQDFGGLSGTCLTEKSYLLFKEIAKELYGKTVLISVGGISNGQQAYDRIKAGASLVQIYTGLIFEGPSMVKKINEELLELLAKDGYNNISEAIGADLK; encoded by the coding sequence ATGCTTAAAAAAGTTTTATTTAAGTTTGAACCTGAAACTGCTCATCATATTGCAGAAACTGGATTAAAATTATTAGGGAACTGCAAAATTGGGAAAAAGTATATGGAAAAAAGAAATTTCATATCTGATTCAAAATTATCACAAGAAATTTTTGGAGTAACTTTCCCAAACCCAGTTGGTTTAGCAGCTGGATTTGATAAAAATGCAACAATGATAAAATCTATGAAATCTTTAGGATTTGGTTTTACTGAAATTGGAACAGTTACTCCAAAACCTCAAGATGGAAACCCAAAACCAAGAATGTTTAGATATCCAGAAGTTAACTGTGTACAAAATGCAATGGGTTTCAATAATGAAGGAATTCATACAGTTTTAAAAAATTTAAAAAAACTTTATCCTTTTGAAATACCAATTGGTGGAAATGTAGGAAAAAACAAAATTACACCAGAAGAGTTTGCACTTGAAGATTATAAAGTTTTAATCAAAAAAATTAAAGATTATTGTGATTATTTAGTGATTAATATTTCAAGTCCAAATACTCCAAATCTTAGAGATTTACAAAATGAAAAGTTTATTACAGAACTTTTTACAATGGCAAAAGAGATTACAAATAAGCCGATTTTATTAAAAATTGCTCCAGATATGGAAGCAGCTCAAGCGATTGAACTTTGTAAGACTGCTGTAAATTCTGGAGCTGCTGGGATTATAGCTACTAATACAACAATTGATTATAGCTTAGTTCCAAATTGTCAAGATTTTGGTGGATTAAGTGGTACGTGCTTAACTGAAAAATCTTATTTACTTTTCAAAGAAATTGCTAAAGAGTTATATGGTAAAACAGTTTTAATCTCAGTAGGTGGTATTTCAAATGGGCAACAAGCTTATGATAGAATCAAAGCTGGCGCTTCATTAGTTCAAATCTACACAGGTCTAATATTTGAAGGTCCATCAATGGTAAAAAAAATAAATGAAGAGTTATTAGAATTACTTGCCAAAGATGGTTATAACAATATCAGCGAAGCAATCGGAGCTGATTTAAAATAA
- the murJ gene encoding murein biosynthesis integral membrane protein MurJ yields the protein MLIKSIFTNSSGILVSRILGFIRDLLTASILGANIYSDIFFVAFKLPNLFRRIFAEGAFTQAFIPAYAKSNHKIRFSSIVFLQLFGFLIILSLLVTAFSHLVAKAIAIGFDEKTIDLAAPLFAINFYYLPMIFIVTFMAALLQYKHHFATTAYATALLNIGMIGALLISQNMDKYTIAFYLSYGVLVGGILQIFVHVIAIKKHDLCKIFHFKKHKKKEENKFYKNFFAATVGSSTAHISAFIDTWLASFLMTGSISYLYYANRIFQLPLALFAIATSIALFPMIARAIKNKDEDKALNLMKKSSLILLGLLSFAMFVGIVFNEFIVWLLFERGAFTSEDTANTALILTMYLIGLLPFGIAKIFSLWLYAKEQQGKAAKISMQSLGFNIIFSLALIQPFGAAGLAFASTLSGFVLFFLTIKAFGFEKFKNMFKIQ from the coding sequence ATGTTAATAAAATCAATTTTTACAAATAGTTCTGGAATTTTAGTATCAAGAATATTAGGATTTATTAGAGATTTACTAACAGCTTCAATTTTAGGAGCAAATATATATTCTGATATATTTTTTGTAGCTTTTAAACTACCAAACTTATTTAGAAGAATATTCGCTGAAGGTGCTTTCACTCAAGCTTTTATTCCTGCATATGCAAAATCAAATCATAAAATTAGATTTTCATCAATTGTATTTTTACAACTATTTGGATTTTTGATTATATTATCTTTATTAGTAACAGCATTCTCACATTTAGTAGCAAAAGCAATAGCAATAGGATTTGATGAAAAGACTATAGACCTAGCAGCACCACTGTTTGCTATAAACTTCTACTATCTTCCAATGATATTTATAGTAACATTTATGGCTGCCCTACTTCAATATAAACACCACTTTGCAACAACAGCATATGCAACTGCATTACTAAATATTGGGATGATAGGTGCACTACTAATCTCTCAAAACATGGATAAATACACAATTGCCTTTTATTTATCATATGGAGTTTTAGTTGGAGGTATTTTACAAATATTTGTTCATGTTATTGCTATAAAAAAACATGATTTATGTAAAATTTTTCATTTTAAAAAACATAAGAAAAAAGAAGAAAACAAGTTTTATAAAAACTTTTTTGCAGCAACAGTAGGTTCTTCAACTGCTCATATATCAGCTTTTATAGATACTTGGTTGGCATCATTTTTAATGACAGGTTCTATTTCATATTTATATTATGCAAATAGAATTTTTCAACTTCCATTAGCCCTTTTTGCTATTGCAACTTCAATAGCACTATTTCCAATGATTGCAAGAGCAATAAAAAATAAAGATGAAGATAAAGCATTAAATTTAATGAAAAAATCATCTCTTATTTTATTAGGTTTATTAAGTTTTGCAATGTTTGTGGGAATAGTTTTTAATGAATTTATTGTGTGGCTTTTATTTGAAAGGGGAGCATTTACTTCTGAAGATACAGCAAATACGGCGTTGATTTTAACTATGTATTTAATAGGTCTTTTACCATTTGGTATAGCAAAAATATTTTCACTATGGCTTTATGCAAAGGAACAACAAGGAAAAGCTGCAAAAATATCAATGCAAAGTTTAGGTTTTAATATCATTTTCTCACTTGCATTAATACAACCTTTTGGAGCTGCTGGACTTGCATTTGCAAGTACACTAAGTGGGTTTGTACTATTTTTCTTGACAATTAAAGCCTTTGGTTTTGAAAAATTTAAAAATATGTTTAAAATACAGTGA
- a CDS encoding enoyl-ACP reductase, with product MSNEMKGKTLVVTGGTKGIGKECVYKFASNGINVAFTYNSNAQIAEDICKDVEDKFGVKCKCYPYNILEPETAKELFAEIDKDFDRIDFFISNAMIYGRAVVGGYGKFMKLKPRGLNNIYTATVNAFVCGAQQAAKRMEKVGGGSIVSLSSTGNLVYIENYSGHGTNKAAVEAMVRYAATELGEMGIRVNAVSGGPIDTDALKAFTNYEEVKAKTAEYSPLNRIGQPEDLAQSCYFLCTSDASWITGHTLIVDGGTTFK from the coding sequence ATGAGCAATGAAATGAAGGGAAAAACATTAGTAGTAACTGGTGGAACAAAAGGTATTGGTAAAGAGTGTGTATATAAATTTGCTTCAAATGGTATTAATGTAGCGTTTACTTACAATTCAAATGCACAAATAGCTGAAGATATTTGTAAAGATGTTGAAGATAAATTTGGTGTAAAATGTAAATGCTACCCATACAATATTTTAGAACCAGAAACTGCAAAAGAGTTATTTGCTGAAATTGACAAAGACTTTGACAGAATTGATTTCTTTATTTCAAATGCTATGATTTATGGTAGAGCAGTAGTAGGTGGATATGGTAAATTTATGAAACTAAAACCAAGAGGATTAAACAACATCTATACAGCAACTGTAAATGCATTTGTTTGTGGAGCTCAACAAGCTGCAAAAAGAATGGAAAAAGTTGGTGGTGGTTCTATAGTTTCTTTATCTTCTACTGGTAACTTAGTATACATTGAAAACTACTCAGGTCATGGTACAAATAAAGCTGCAGTTGAAGCAATGGTTAGATATGCAGCAACTGAGCTTGGAGAAATGGGAATTAGAGTAAACGCAGTATCAGGTGGTCCTATTGATACTGATGCATTAAAAGCATTTACAAACTATGAAGAAGTTAAAGCAAAAACTGCTGAATACTCTCCATTAAATAGAATTGGTCAACCTGAAGATTTAGCACAATCATGTTACTTTTTATGTACATCTGATGCTTCATGGATTACAGGTCACACATTAATTGTTGATGGTGGGACAACTTTTAAATAA
- the dapA gene encoding 4-hydroxy-tetrahydrodipicolinate synthase, with product MEIITGAMTALITPFKDGKVDLEKYESLIKRQIEQGIDVVVPVGTTGESATLSHNEHKQCIEVAVATCKGTNTKVIAGAGSNATHEACDIAKHAQGVGADGILSVTPYYNKPTQEGLYQHYKAIAQSVEIPFMLYNVPGRTGVAIDTETIVKLYDDVENIYAIKEASGDINKIVELQSLRKDLILVSGEDAIDFPILASGGKGIISVTANILPNLKSKLVHDLEKGDWESAKKINEDLFELNRVLFCESNPIPIKAAMYIAGLLDTLEFRLPLTAPSAETMKKLEETLKNYEVIK from the coding sequence ATGGAAATAATTACCGGTGCTATGACCGCACTTATTACACCATTTAAAGATGGAAAAGTTGATTTAGAAAAATATGAATCATTAATTAAAAGACAAATTGAACAAGGTATTGATGTAGTAGTTCCTGTTGGTACAACAGGAGAGAGTGCAACATTATCACATAATGAACACAAACAATGTATTGAAGTTGCTGTTGCTACTTGTAAGGGAACAAATACAAAAGTAATTGCTGGTGCTGGTTCTAATGCAACTCATGAAGCATGTGATATAGCAAAACATGCTCAAGGTGTTGGAGCAGATGGAATTTTATCTGTAACTCCATACTATAATAAGCCAACTCAAGAGGGATTATATCAACACTATAAAGCAATTGCACAATCTGTAGAAATTCCATTTATGTTATACAACGTACCAGGAAGAACTGGTGTAGCAATTGATACAGAAACTATTGTAAAACTATACGATGATGTAGAAAATATTTATGCAATCAAAGAAGCAAGTGGAGATATTAATAAAATAGTTGAACTTCAAAGTTTAAGAAAAGACTTAATTCTTGTTTCTGGTGAAGATGCAATTGACTTTCCAATTTTAGCAAGTGGTGGTAAAGGTATTATTTCTGTTACTGCAAATATTTTACCAAACTTAAAATCTAAACTTGTTCATGATTTAGAAAAAGGTGATTGGGAAAGTGCAAAGAAAATAAATGAAGATTTATTTGAATTAAATAGAGTGTTATTCTGTGAGAGTAATCCTATTCCAATCAAAGCTGCTATGTATATAGCTGGTTTACTAGACACTTTAGAGTTTAGATTACCATTAACTGCTCCAAGTGCAGAGACTATGAAAAAACTTGAAGAAACTTTAAAAAATTATGAGGTGATAAAATAA